In uncultured Propionivibrio sp., the sequence CTCGCCGCCGGAACGACGAAACGCTGCCAGCCTTCGCGTGTCACCGTGACGCCGAAACGCGCCATGACGGCCAGCGTGATATCAATGTACGGTTTGGAAATCAGTTCGCCGACCACTTCCACCGTCGTCTCGACACCGGTCAGCGGCAAGGCCATCAACAAACCCGTGAGGAACTGGCTCGACACGTCGCCGCGCACCCGGACAATGCCACCCGGCCGAACCGTCGCCAGACGAATCTCCAGCGGCGGAAAGCCTTCCTTGCCCAGATACGCGATCTCCGCCCCGACCTGCCGCAACGCATCGACGAGGTCGCCGATCGGACGCTCGTGCATGCGCGCAACACCGGAGAGACGGTAGTGGCCACCGGCCAACGCCAGTACCGCAGTCAACGAACGGAAAGCCGTACCGGCATTGCCGAGAAAAAGATCGGCCTTGCGACACGGAAGATTCCCGCCGATGCCGACGATGCGCCAGGCGTTGCCGCCCAAAGACGTAACACCAACACCAAGCACCTGCAATGCCTCCAGCATGCGCTCGGTGTCGCCGGAGACCAGCAGGTCGCGCACCTCGGTTTCGCCCGAGGCCAGCGCTGCGAGCAGGAGCACGCGATTCGAAATGCTCTTGGATCCGGGCAGGCGGACGCTGCCCCGCGCGCCGCAGGCCTGCGGCAGATCGATGAAATCCATGCCTATTCCTTGAGTTTGCCGTCGGCCCAGGCGCGCCGTGCCGCACGGGCGACGGCGAAAACTTCTTCGAGCGCGGCGCCATCGCCCTGGTCGAGCGCCGCCCGCAACTCGCCGAGTTGCGCCTGGTAGCGATCGAGCTCGTCAAGTAGCGCTACCCGGTTCGCCAGACAGATATCGCGCCACATCTCCGGATGACTTGCGGCAATCCGGGTGAAATCGCGGAATCCGCTCGCCGCAAAATTGAAGAACTGTTCGCCGTTTTCCCGCCGCGCGAGATCATGCACCAGCGCGAAGGACAAGAGATGCGGCAGATGGCTGACGGCGGCGAAGACACGATCGTGCTCGCCGGGCGTCAGTTGATGCACCTGCGCACCGCACCATTCCCAGGCCGAGCGCAACCGGGCCACATCAAGCATCGAATTTTCCGGCAAGGGAGTCAGCACCACCTTCTTGTCGCGATACAGCGTCGCGCTCGCGGCCGTCGGTCCGCTATTCTCGGCGCCGGCGATCGGATGGCCGGGCACGAAGCGATCGATGCGATCGCCCAGATGCGCGCGCGCCGCCGCGACAACGTCGCTCTTGGTGCTACCGCCGTCGGTCACCAGCGTCTCCTGCCCCAGATACGGGGCGATCTTCGCCATGATGTCGGGCATCTGCGCCACCGGCGTGGCGATCAGGACAATGTCAGCCTCGGCGACTTCGGCACCGGGATTGGCACCGACACGGTCGATGATGCCAAGGTCGATGGCCTGCGACAGGCTGCCGAGGCTGCGCCCGAAACCGACCACTTCACCAACTTGGCCGACCGCCTTGAGCGCCAGCGAGAACGACCCGCCGATCAGCCCGACACCAAATATGACAAGCTTGCCAAACTCCGCTTCGGTCCCCACGGATCGCTCCTCAGTACGCCGCGAGCGGATAGGAGCCGAGCACCTTGAAATAGGCGGCGCGCTGGGCAAGCTGCGTCAGCGCGGCAGCGATTTTCGGCTCGTCGCGATGCCCTTCGACATCGACGTAGAAGACGTATTCCCAAAGCGTATGCCGGGCCGGCCGCGATTCCAGTCGCGTCATCGACACACCGGCCTCGGAGAATGGGATCAGCAGATCGCAGAGCGAACCGGTACGGTTCGGCGCCGACATGATCAGCGAGGTTTTGTCGCGTCCCGACGGACCGGTCGGCTGGTGGCCGAGGACGACAAAACGCGTGGTATTGTTGGGTTCATCCTCGATATTGGACGCCAGTTGGGGCAAACCGTAGCGATCCCCGGCCGCATTGCCGGCGATCGCCGCCGCGCCCGGCTCGGCGCTGGCCAACTGGGCCGCCTGCGCGTTGCTGCCCATCGAAATCCGCTGGGCCTGCGGCAACATGCGGTTCAGCCACTCGTGACACTGCGCCAGCGACTGCGCGTGCGAATAGACTTTGGTGATCTTTTCCAGCGACGGCTCGTGCGACAGGAGATGCTGGTGGATGCGCAACACCACCTCGCCGCAGATCTGCAGCGGCGTCGCCATCAGGAGATCCATCGTCCGCCCGATCGCGCCCTCGGTCGAGTTCTCGATCGGCACGACGGCATAATCGGCGTGTCGCGACTCGACTTCACGGAACACATCATCGATCGATACCTGCGGCGACAACTGTGCCGCATGGCCGAAATGCTTGACCGCCGCGCTTTCCGAAAAAGTGCCGAGCGGTCCGAGAAAGGCGACGCCGAGAGGCTTCTCGAGCGACAGGCAAGTCGACATGACCTCGCGGAAGAACCAGGTAACGCTATCGCCGGACAACGGCCCGGGATTGCTGTCCTGGATCCGGCGCAGCACCTGCGCTTCGCGTTCTGGCCGGTAGATGAAGCCCGCCT encodes:
- a CDS encoding prephenate dehydrogenase/arogenate dehydrogenase family protein, translating into MGTEAEFGKLVIFGVGLIGGSFSLALKAVGQVGEVVGFGRSLGSLSQAIDLGIIDRVGANPGAEVAEADIVLIATPVAQMPDIMAKIAPYLGQETLVTDGGSTKSDVVAAARAHLGDRIDRFVPGHPIAGAENSGPTAASATLYRDKKVVLTPLPENSMLDVARLRSAWEWCGAQVHQLTPGEHDRVFAAVSHLPHLLSFALVHDLARRENGEQFFNFAASGFRDFTRIAASHPEMWRDICLANRVALLDELDRYQAQLGELRAALDQGDGAALEEVFAVARAARRAWADGKLKE
- the pheA gene encoding prephenate dehydratase → MNDELQRSLAAVRGEIDAIDDQLLDLLNRRARCAQRVGEIKAEHGEAGFIYRPEREAQVLRRIQDSNPGPLSGDSVTWFFREVMSTCLSLEKPLGVAFLGPLGTFSESAAVKHFGHAAQLSPQVSIDDVFREVESRHADYAVVPIENSTEGAIGRTMDLLMATPLQICGEVVLRIHQHLLSHEPSLEKITKVYSHAQSLAQCHEWLNRMLPQAQRISMGSNAQAAQLASAEPGAAAIAGNAAGDRYGLPQLASNIEDEPNNTTRFVVLGHQPTGPSGRDKTSLIMSAPNRTGSLCDLLIPFSEAGVSMTRLESRPARHTLWEYVFYVDVEGHRDEPKIAAALTQLAQRAAYFKVLGSYPLAAY